Below is a genomic region from Cottoperca gobio chromosome 24, fCotGob3.1, whole genome shotgun sequence.
AGTTTGGTGTAAATGCCTTCATCGGGCTTCACTCAGTGTAATGTGTGGGTGTAAAGCGTGGGATATTATAATGATGCATGCAGCTAAATGGACAAATCGTTAGTCCTCAAAGGTGGAAACGAAATGTTGTGCATGTTGTCCTTCTTGCTCCAAAATGGAGGTTGAATGGTCTTTAACATCATTTTGTACATGTCAGACAGAACGTAAGAAAATCAACTgcttaattattatatttatatctatatatatatatatttatatataaataaataaatatatatataaataatgtttatatataaataaatatatagaaatatttatatataaataaatatatagaaatatttatatataaataaatatatagaaatatttatatataaataaataaatatatagaaattatatttataaattatatttatatatatagaaattatatttatatataaatatttatatatgaataaatgatatatatatatatatatatatatatatatatatatatatatatatatatatatatatatatatatatatatatatatatatatatatatatatatatatacacattatatttatatatatataaatatatataaataatatttatttatatatatataaatatatatttatttattattattatgcagtGGTGGATAGCAGCGCGTTACATTTACTCtgttacatgtttttaatgaattgtACTTCTGAGAGTTGTTTTGCAGAATACCTTTCACTCTTGCTCGAGTAcatttgcaataaaataaatgtacttctgCTCCATTACATTGGACTATACACTTCATTACTGAGACATTTAGctataaatcatttttattgtcaTCGGAGCTTACACGCCCGACAGCGAGATAAGATAACCTGCCCTTTAATGACAAATAACATGCACTTCCATTTTGTTATTGCCTGTTAAGAACCCGTTGGAACGTAATACATGGCTTTCttaagcacacacaaacaccgaTGACCCTAGAAGTCTAAAATGAACAGGAGATGTGGATTTCATTGGGGTTTCTTCACCTATTTGTTGCCATATTAAACCAGCGAaaggatgaagatgaaggtATTAAAGAGTGAAGAGCCTGAAGATCATCAATAAATAGCCTGATGATGATTTtcacaacatgtcaacattgcatggaggAATGTTTCAGATGGGATGAAGATATCAAACCAACACCAACTCATATCTTTCTCTGCTTTATTGGAGATTCATGTTTTtggtaaaaaaattaaaataaaagcaagttTTGGCATACAGATACATTCACTTGTCACGGATAAATGTGGTTGCTTGACTGATGTGTCAGTTCCACACTTTATCAACACCTTTCTCTCACAGCAGAGATATACTGTCAtggaactttttttttaaactcgtCATACTTTTTcctaaacataaaaaaaaaaaaacctataagagagaacttaaaaacataaaatcaccTTAAGgccccaaaaaataaaaatctttccTAGATTGAGAACAAAAGCAGCTTAACTAGCCTGCATGAACAGCATTTGTCAATATGCCTCGAGTACTTTGTAGGAGGAAAAAGGTTTAACAAAGTGATAGTCCAGGTTGCCGCAGTGAGGGCACTGCTGGACGTTGCTGTACTCAGAGAAATACTGCATCCCGACTCGGACATCCACCACCGGCTTCCCGCAGTGCTTACAGTTGAGACGTGCCTGAGGACACACGGGGAGGACGCAGGTCAGTTACGGGTCAGTATGTAAAGCTGTACAAGATTTGAGCCTGGAAGGTTCAGAAGCGGGGGGAGGGTAATCAACTCAAAGGCCCACTCATCAGCTTTTTTCCGAGCTTTTTAACTGCATCTCACAGTGTTCGTCAACGCTACACTGAGGAAACAGCAGTCGCCCTGGACCCGGGTGCACCAGCTGGTCCTTAAGTTCAAACGTAGCCTGGAGCATTTACCAACTTTATATTCATTGGCTCACGCCGAAGGAAGTGAGACAGGAAAGTACAGGTCTGTTTCAGTAGCTTCTATAATTCACGGGGTTTttagggacttggcttgggaggCGGAGGGTCGCCGGTTCAAGTCCCCGGACGGACCAAGTACAGAGTAGAGTTTTAGTAGTAGTTagctgctcctaatactagttggttaaatgcagagtctaaatttcactgcGTGTGTTGTGCATGTTTAACAATAAAAGTTGATTCGATCCGATCGATTCCTATATTTTCCTACGGCGAGATTGTTGCAGAAAAGCTGGTTAgtatttaatttttgttttgaaaagtgctgcATAAATACAGTTTGTACTGCTCATTTACAGGAAGACACATGTAACAGTAGTCTGGAAAATGACTGCCTTCCTggaaaataattttctttttctttttttagcgaTGTGCTCATCAGTGTTCCTACCTGGCAACACGGTGAAGCAGCCAGTATATCGTAGGTGTACATGGTGCCCAGTTGGTGCCAGCTCCCGTCCCAGCGTGACTTGCATTTGATGCATACAATCTTGTGGACGCCTTCTAGACAGTCCACACAGATGGCGTAAAGGTGCATTAACCTGCCTgttagaaataaagaaataaagttcATTACAACATTTACTAAATAACAATCTGTCGGTTTGTCCATAAAATAACAAACTCCTCATTGCATGCTCAGCTCATTATCATACTTCTGGGTCCTGTCGTACAGTTTATGAGCTACTTGACAGTCAACAAGCTTGTCCGCAAATAAAGGTTACAACTGATTTAGCACAGatgtcatttcatttcctgaatgaacaGCCTGGCATGCACCAAAATTAAACTTTCCGAGCTCGTCACAGCATCTGGGGTCAACGCCAAGAAGCAATGCTTGGGAAAAAGGTtgcaagacattttatttaacatgtttttttaaagcggTGCATGAAGCTTATCATCCAAATCACACCGTAAACATGAATGCATTCCCAGACCCTCACATACTCGTGATTCTGGTGTTCTGGGTGAACTTGTGTTGTAAGATAAGTCCTGTGAACTTGCCCACTAGCTCCGACTACACGTTCTTAAGGCAAGAAAGATCTTAGCTGTTAACTGCCATTgaatataaacaataataatttaatcAAACGCTTTTTAACTGTAAAGCTCGGTTCAACCGTTTTCTCTTTCGCCAACATTTATATTCTGCCTGCCAAACAAAAGCAtgaaaaacagaataaataacCTCTTATACTGATGCATATCAAGCAGTGTACATATCAAAGCTTGTGGGCCGGCACATCAAAGACGGTTCATTTGGCGCTGAGCTAATTCATGCTGGACTGTGCAGCAAACGGAAAACCTTTtatgtgtgtacacacagtGTGGACTGGATCAACCAGTCGTCATTTGTCTTTATagaaaggaacattttaaatagaaagTGAATATATAATTGGGCACAACAACATATTAATGGTTGCATGTCATGTACATGTCATATAATAACGAAGCAATCCTGGCAGCTGGTGTACTGCAGAGCCACAGCTTGATAACAGAACATGATTCCTGTGTTTCTGTTCTTACAGCACAAACTGAAGATGTTGTAAAAGAAATTCTATTATTCACAGAtggtacatttgtttttctgtgaggctgtacagGCTAAATGCTAATATATATGTGCTAACATGCTCCCAATAACAATGCTAACACGCTGATGTTtggcaggtataatgtttaccatgttagcatgttagcatgtcaACGATTAGCTCTAAAGTACAGTTGATGCTGATGGGGATGTGAGTCGtttgcagatatttggtcataaTTAAATATTGCGCTAGATTAAAAATTAAGGGATCATCAaaattattacaattcatcctctgggaacaatgaatgtctgcaccaaaGTTTAAGGCAATCCATCAAAATAGAAGTCGATGGTGGCGCTAGAGCAAAAGTCGGAGGATCACCAAACGATTTATCATCTGGGAAATATGAACGTCtgaaccaaatttcatggcaatccgtCAGTAAGTTGTTGAGATACATCGGTCTTGGCCAAAGTGGTGAATCAGCCGACAGACAGAAGTACACTGCCTTCCACAGAGCCACGCTGCTGGCTTGTGAGGGACGatttgtaaataatatgttcaatatttatttgtctCATAAGCTCTTATTATCCATAGAAAATGTGTAACTTTAATAAAAGGTTTGTACTACATATTTATAATTAGTACTAAGTTTAACTCCATACACTATGTGTGTCTCACACCATGATCTTGAAACCAGGTCTGACCTTGAAGGTGGCAGGGCACGTCGTACTCAATCTCGTCGTGGCGTGAAGGGCTGAGAAACAGAGTCCCGTCGACCAGAGGAAACTGTTCAAACACGGGCAGCGCTCTGTGGCACAGCGCACAGTTGACCATGTTTCTCTGGCTCGCACTGAGTGCTGACAGGATAAACCTGCAGGACCACATGGACACAAATGATTAAGTGGCAGATTTATGTGACATGGGATGGTTTTTATCAGAGCTGATAGTATAAAGGTGAGACTAATAACATGTGTGCCTCTAACATGATGGACCACAGCGCACTAACGccaattcagtcaattaaataTGCTCCTGTTgctcttgtgtttcttttatatcATCCATATCAATGCCTTTATGTGTAATTATACAACAACTGCTTTGTTGCTTTGGTgcattataaataaacttgccttacctcgtcattttatatttaagaaACTGAACGATTAAGATCTAGAAAAGACTTTTCCATTACTGTTTGTCTCTGATTTTAATATCAGTTTCGTGGTTTTTTTTATggtttgagcaccacaagccgagtgccatcgaGTTTCATTATATGGGAGAGAAGGCGGACATCTCTACAGCTCCAACACTCTGCATTGATAAACAGGGAAGAGGAAACATatgtatttgatttgacatgtttgaCAGTGTACCTGCGCAGCTCTTCTCCCTGGCCTGCCTGGGCATCGTCCTCCATGCGGACGTGGTAGGTGTTGAGTTTATGTCGGGGGACGTGGGTGAGGAGCTCCGAGAGGTCCAGCCTCCTCAGGAACTGCACTGGGTGAGAGTGGGAGCCGTCACCCACACTGCCCGAGGTGAGCCGTTGGTGGAGCGGGAGGGAGAAGGACAGCGGCAGGGGAATTACAGACCCGGGGTCGAGGTGAGCTCCACAGCCGGAGGCTCCCATCGAGCAGCCGCCCCGACTGAGCGCTCCTCCGAGCAGCAGGTGTTTCCTCTGCGGGTCCATGTGGACAGCTGATTTGAGGAACTCTCCCAGCTGACGAGAACCTCGCAAtcctgctcctccagctgctgctccaAGGATAGCAGTGGGGGAAAAAGGGAAAGCACCTGGAGGAGACTGTCCCGGGGAGTCACTTGGAGACTTCTGAGGAGGCCCCAGAGAGAAGGGTCCTCCTGTAGGgagtcctcctcctgctgctcctctctctgtaGAGTTCTGACGGTCCAATGATTGTCTTCGAGGTAGCTCCTGACTCGAGGCTCTGTGGGGAAGTTTACCTCCCCCTGTTGCTCCAAGAGGCTTGCTTCTCTTGGGCTCCTCAAAAAGCCCGTCCCCAGGGCCCGCTGCCCCTCCAGTGGACCCATTCCTGCCCGTGCTCCTCTCAGATGGCTTCTTCTTGCGCTCATCATGCGCACGTTTCACCTGATACCAGTCGGTGTCTTTCTTTAGGTGGCCCTGGCCACAGCGGCAGGAGCAGAACCTGAAGGCCAGGTCGTAGCCCTTCTTGGTCCACATGTTCTGCCGGCACTGCTTCTCGTTCCAGGATCGCGCGCGGCCGATGCAGTTGAACTGGATGAGGATGGAGCTCTCCCACTCGTAGAAACACTGCAGGTGCATCCAGTTGCCGTAAGGGCAGACCTCGTTGTTGCAGAGCACCCGCTGGTAGTCGTCCTTCTCCAAGTTGATGGGGCAGGCCCAGCTGCAGCCCAGAGGGGTCGCACACTGGGCCTCTGCGTGAATAAAGACAGGAGAAGATTATTTTGAGGCGTTCTCATCACAATTTCCCACAAAAGCCAGATTTCTTCACCTCAGGTGTGTGTAATATTGTACAATGTAGTCGAAGACTCTATTAAGCagttaatcatttggtctatgcCAGAACATTAAATTATTGTAATAATTGTCATCACATCTAATTCatgatgtgttattattttgtgacataactattttcttcttcttttcctaccctattgttttcatgtatttctttgtttttatttgattgttattattttttctgcTCATTTTGTTGGCTTCTTGTTGTCATTCATTTTTTGTTGAATTTTTCTAAATTATACTTagtttttcttatattttcctttttttgttatcGTTAGTTTTTCTCCTGGAGTTGCGGGGAGATCTGTTGTACAAACCTGTATTTTCTTGACCTTTCCTGTCACGTTTCTTATTGTTTCATTATCTGGATTTTATCCAGTGTgtacaaataacattttagtaGAATCTTCAAAttgcaaaaaaatattaaagtcaattaatctgccaataattttctccattaatcaattaattgctTGGTCTATTAAACATCAGAAAATAGATAAAAATGTCCCTCACTATCTCAAAGagcccaaggtgatgtcttcaaatgccccaaactaaaacataatcaatataagaaaaaaaaagaccgAAGCTAAAGACCTTACatgacattgttttgtttcGTCTGATACCATTTGAGTAGTCTCTCCACCATACGTTAcatacaacaacacaacatgaggtgaaatgttaaaagagagattTCAGCGCCCTCCTTGCTGCCTCATCGCCATCGATTTATGAAATTCAACTAGGCCATCCAAGCCTGTGAGCGGCTCTATTCAAGCTCTGCCAACTGTCAAGTCTGGATGTGAATCAAGTAAATGTGGGCACACAGTCTCTACAAGAAGTAGCTCATGATGATacactgtgggtgtgtgtgtgtgtgtgtgtgtgtgtgtgcgtgcgtgtgcgtggaggctttcctccttccttttccGGTACAGTCAGTCTCAGcgtttcttttctccctctaaAGTCACCACATTGGAGAAAAATATACTTACCGATGCATTTTTACCACTGTGCATCATTTCAACTGATAAAGTGCGACACTGAGTTCATCTTGAATAAATCTTTATATGAATCTTTCTTGGACACAAACACCCAGGATTAAACAATAGCGTcataaagatgttttataaattacttattttactGTCCTGAGAAGGAAATATGCATACTTTTTATATTGGGCTGCAGGTTACAGTTCTGCTCAGGGATATTAAGTATAATgacaatgtaataaaatgtctcTGAAGATACTACACCACTAACATCGGAAGTGCAATAACCTATGAATGTTCTGAGATGCTGTTTTTCTGAACCCAAgtctgttttaaaacaaaagtgCACTACTTTTAAAGTGCAGGGTGACTTTTTGCTAGCCGTGGGTATTATGTATTGGAAGTTGAACATGAGTGACAAGTGGTGAAGTGTCAATATTACTCTTGTTAAGGCCACAACCAAAAACTGTGTGGACAAAGTGTGCTTCAGCAAAAGACAGATGAGGCCTACCTAACCACCTACACaccaaatgtaaaacaaagacaTCGATTATTAACGTGTACTGACATTCAAAGAACCGCTGCATTGACTCACTAAGGCTGCATTTCACAACAAGAAGTTCCATTTTCATAGGTTATAATCCTTTTTTCAAGAGGAGCTCGAGGCGCCAAATTCCATTCGTAAATCTGACAATTTAAAGATTTCTATCTTATCGGGTACTACTTATATGTGATAAAACAAGACTAAAGACTgaaactaaaatacaacaagCGCTCTTCAATTCTGCTAACATCCAACATAGCAAGCAACACCTGTTTCAGTAATATTTCAACTTGTTTGCCTGCTTTCCACAATATTCCTGCACCAAAACAAACCACAGTCGCCACTTAAAATGAGTGTTAACCAGCTACACAAACCGCAAATTCAATGCAGTTGACCACGAGCTACCTGCTGGTTCACATATACACCAACGACCAAACAAAATACAATCCTTCATACAAGGCCTCAAGTCGTGATCGACCATATTTGTGCAGACAATCAAAGCACCATTAAATTGATAGCATTTTAAAGTGAAGTTTGGCACAGTGTTCTCTGCAGAGTAGAGATaagtgaaggggggggggttcgAGACATTTGCAACGTCGCAGTGCATGCATGTCACAGTCGCACAGACAAGACAGGAAGGCAGCATCACTAAACTTCTACATTGTCCGTTTCCTCTCTTACCACTTGAGCGCTCGTGTCTGGGTGCAGCAGCCGCCGCGGCCGCGCCTCCTGTTGCGGCCGCGCAGGCTCCATTTTCCTGCTCATCTCCGCTGCTGTTCGTGCgtttgcttttctttcccttgttgttcttctgGTTGGGCATTGTACAGGATTCGGACGTCAGTGTTATTTTCGACCTCTATCAACGGCTGCTGTCAACGGTGTCTGACATTTCTGTGGACTCCATTTCTGCAGCAGTggtgcttttttgttgttgttgttgttgttgttgttgttgttgttgtt
It encodes:
- the heca gene encoding headcase protein homolog — its product is MPNQKNNKGKKSKRTNSSGDEQENGACAAATGGAAAAAAAPRHERSSEAQCATPLGCSWACPINLEKDDYQRVLCNNEVCPYGNWMHLQCFYEWESSILIQFNCIGRARSWNEKQCRQNMWTKKGYDLAFRFCSCRCGQGHLKKDTDWYQVKRAHDERKKKPSERSTGRNGSTGGAAGPGDGLFEEPKRSKPLGATGGGKLPHRASSQELPRRQSLDRQNSTERGAAGGGLPTGGPFSLGPPQKSPSDSPGQSPPGAFPFSPTAILGAAAGGAGLRGSRQLGEFLKSAVHMDPQRKHLLLGGALSRGGCSMGASGCGAHLDPGSVIPLPLSFSLPLHQRLTSGSVGDGSHSHPVQFLRRLDLSELLTHVPRHKLNTYHVRMEDDAQAGQGEELRRFILSALSASQRNMVNCALCHRALPVFEQFPLVDGTLFLSPSRHDEIEYDVPCHLQGRLMHLYAICVDCLEGVHKIVCIKCKSRWDGSWHQLGTMYTYDILAASPCCQARLNCKHCGKPVVDVRVGMQYFSEYSNVQQCPHCGNLDYHFVKPFSSYKVLEAY